A region of Salinibacter sp. 10B DNA encodes the following proteins:
- the pbpC gene encoding penicillin-binding protein 1C, translating to MFGLPVPSLRWTSGLLLVLFALSLLWPLPGSVSPSAAPSTLSITAQDRTPLREVYPEGRSRPVSVQTLPQHVTDALIATEDQRFFFHPGIDPIAIVRALWSNWTHGRIVSGGSTITMQVARLLRKDPPRTIGNKLIEMHLALRLELRLSKQEILSLWLNRVSYGNRTHGIEAAAHLYFGKSARDLTRAQAAYLVGLPRSPSRYNPFRHPERAEQRHHHVLRAMQQHEVLTPAERTRLAAIPINPQRSDPAFDAPHLTRWLLQNRLARSDTPLTEARTTIDPALQETVARLVHGHVAVFEEETLTNAAAVVLDNRTGAIRAYVGSADFWDDRHGGQNDGVRMLRQPGSTLKPFTYAHALASRRYTPASILSDIELNVPEASGAFTPENYDNSYHGPTPLREALASSFNVPAVRLAREFGPPALLERLHDFGFTSLDRPPSYYGVGLTLGNGEVQLIELARAYAGLARGGSLPPVHALQWMRTAEGDTVHTRVPPPESADLSPGVAHLITQILDDPAARAPGFGRGGPLELPFPVAAKTGTSKDYRDNWTVGYTPRHTVAVWAGNFDGSPMDRMSGVSGAAPLFHSIMREVGSGGAFDRPGSLRAARICPASGTRPGAHCPAPTREWFLPGTAPSDTCTVHRVVAVDTRTGRRATPETDPAIVDSTLYTVYPARYHDWMRRHDVPLPPPAPVESSQTPVETTALSAHLRIQYPADDARFYVDPVLRRPYQKISLRGTAPDALRDVHWTIDGTRHASGLRDVTWQLVPGRHRIQLRGRHDGQIVRSSPVDVRVVAASRDQSPPRRRSP from the coding sequence GTGTTCGGCCTTCCTGTCCCTTCCCTCCGGTGGACGAGCGGACTCCTGCTCGTCCTGTTCGCCCTCTCCCTTCTCTGGCCGTTGCCGGGATCCGTCTCTCCAAGTGCCGCGCCGTCCACCCTCTCAATCACAGCCCAGGACCGGACGCCACTGCGCGAGGTGTACCCAGAGGGGCGAAGCCGTCCGGTCTCGGTGCAGACGCTTCCACAACACGTCACGGACGCCTTGATCGCAACCGAGGATCAGCGGTTTTTTTTCCACCCCGGCATCGACCCGATTGCGATCGTGCGAGCGCTGTGGAGCAACTGGACGCACGGGCGCATCGTGAGCGGCGGCTCTACGATTACGATGCAGGTGGCTCGCCTCCTGCGCAAAGACCCGCCCCGAACGATCGGCAACAAGCTGATCGAGATGCACCTTGCCCTGCGGCTGGAGTTGCGGTTGTCCAAGCAGGAGATTCTGTCGCTGTGGTTGAACCGCGTCTCGTACGGCAACCGCACCCACGGCATTGAGGCAGCCGCGCACCTCTACTTCGGCAAGTCGGCCCGCGACCTCACACGCGCCCAGGCCGCCTACCTGGTCGGCCTCCCCCGCAGCCCGAGCCGCTACAATCCGTTTCGCCACCCCGAGCGCGCCGAGCAACGACACCACCACGTCCTGCGGGCCATGCAGCAGCATGAGGTCCTCACCCCGGCCGAGCGCACCCGTCTGGCGGCCATTCCGATCAATCCGCAGCGCTCCGATCCGGCGTTTGACGCCCCACACCTCACGCGATGGCTCTTGCAGAATCGCCTCGCTCGTTCGGATACGCCGCTGACGGAGGCGCGGACGACGATCGACCCGGCGCTCCAAGAGACGGTCGCTCGCCTCGTGCATGGCCACGTAGCAGTCTTCGAGGAGGAAACGCTGACCAACGCAGCGGCCGTAGTTCTCGACAATCGGACGGGCGCCATCCGGGCCTACGTCGGCAGCGCCGACTTCTGGGACGACCGGCACGGAGGGCAGAACGATGGCGTGCGGATGCTGCGGCAGCCGGGCAGCACGCTGAAGCCCTTTACCTACGCCCATGCGCTGGCCTCGCGGCGCTATACGCCCGCCTCCATTCTGTCAGACATTGAGTTGAACGTGCCGGAGGCGAGTGGCGCCTTCACGCCGGAAAACTACGACAATTCGTACCACGGTCCCACGCCGCTCCGAGAGGCACTGGCCTCCAGCTTCAACGTCCCCGCCGTACGGCTGGCGCGTGAATTTGGGCCGCCGGCGCTCCTGGAACGACTGCACGACTTTGGCTTCACGTCCCTCGACCGCCCCCCCTCCTACTACGGCGTCGGGCTTACCCTCGGAAATGGGGAGGTCCAACTCATCGAGCTGGCCCGGGCCTACGCGGGACTGGCGCGGGGCGGATCGTTGCCCCCGGTGCATGCCCTGCAATGGATGCGGACGGCTGAAGGCGACACCGTGCACACCCGCGTTCCGCCCCCGGAATCCGCCGACCTCTCGCCTGGCGTCGCGCACCTCATCACACAGATTCTAGACGACCCTGCTGCCCGGGCGCCCGGCTTTGGGCGAGGCGGACCGCTAGAGTTGCCGTTCCCCGTGGCCGCAAAGACGGGCACCTCGAAGGACTACCGCGACAACTGGACGGTCGGATACACGCCGCGGCACACCGTGGCGGTGTGGGCCGGAAATTTCGACGGGTCGCCGATGGATCGGATGAGTGGGGTCTCCGGCGCGGCGCCGCTCTTCCACAGCATCATGCGCGAGGTGGGGTCGGGCGGGGCATTCGACCGCCCCGGATCCCTGCGTGCAGCCCGCATCTGCCCGGCCAGCGGCACACGGCCCGGCGCCCACTGTCCCGCCCCGACGCGCGAATGGTTTCTGCCCGGCACGGCGCCGTCCGACACCTGCACCGTGCACCGCGTCGTGGCGGTTGACACACGAACAGGCCGCCGCGCGACGCCGGAGACCGATCCCGCTATTGTCGACAGCACCCTGTACACCGTGTATCCGGCCCGCTATCACGACTGGATGCGACGGCACGACGTGCCCCTTCCGCCTCCTGCCCCGGTCGAGTCCTCCCAGACACCCGTCGAAACGACCGCTCTCTCGGCCCACCTCCGCATCCAGTATCCCGCCGACGATGCGCGCTTCTACGTCGATCCGGTGCTGCGTCGCCCCTACCAGAAGATCTCCCTGCGTGGGACGGCGCCCGACGCTCTTCGCGACGTGCACTGGACGATCGATGGCACCCGCCACGCCTCCGGGCTGCGGGACGTAACGTGGCAACTGGTCCCGGGACGCCATCGCATCCAGCTCCGGGGACGACACGATGGACAGATCGTGCGCAGCTCTCCGGTGGATGTGCGGGTGGTGGCGGCTTCTCGCGACCAATCGCCCCCCCGCCGCCGTTCTCCGTAG
- a CDS encoding Ig-like domain-containing alpha-2-macroglobulin family protein: MNRHFLHVLSLGILAGCLAGCGGGVRSGQAPSGDSVTVETVDLDTDAASDGYVPTLDGPLRILSAAPAGQLEAMRGRQPISVTFSRPMVALGDASPPSSNAITVEPAVPGSLRWEGTQTLVYQPAERLPPATEFTVRLSDEITDRDGNALSEPYTWTFQTPRPRIVSSSPADGAEFAAPDSSVRLSFSRPVEAASATPYLDPSFPVASITNDGDSTLVVTPSRPLSQGERYTVTAQAGLPSTGYPLGLGADRTVRFRVRPTPALTDITQPRRYGDGPFAPDRGLTLQFRTPVSFGDVREAISFSPSVEWSTGAGARDANEDVRHSLPVNFEPNTQYTLTIAGLTDQFGQRLPRTTRSFQTGAYEPHFYMNQGMMVIEADQHPVVPLQVTNVESVQLGMERLSADEIVPALPAYDQQTSYDRRDDAQTRPPVAADRTHELPIERNTLETVPLRLDSLLSADSTGIVGVRLIRPRFREYDDPDLRALAQITHLGVTGKFSPHQNLVVVTDLSSDTPVEGATVTIRDAKNEVHWRGTTDAEGRVQTPGWHELGIEQPTKYSNPAQYAIVEHEGDVAFTSNRYDDGLEPYRFDLNYSWNPEPVTRTGTIFSDRGLYKTGETVHLKGLLRTKTDADWQTTRDSVQVVVRDPRDEIVLDRRLRPSELGAFALDWNVPSGAALGYYRVQVLPADASEEDARRGYRNDQIASGNFQVNAFRRASFAVNAQSGLDSYVAGDFFEGRVSGHYLFGAGMAGQPVTMELNRRSGSYSPPGFQGFRFSPIETDYLGETLLRTETTLDSTSSVVAERVRLPGNPQGAPAELVWRGTVTAPSRQQISDQTTVPLHPGRYYVGLKPGTSFMDLSQDSTLAVDVVTVDPTGAPVSGKDVTVELVRLQWNSVREVGADGRLNWRSERTETVVRSKTVTTPQGKMSRLRMTVPTGGQYRLRATSQDVRGNTIRSATYLYASGEGYVAWQRNNDDRINLVPEKTDYAPGETARLMVQSPYEETTALITVEREGILTSRVETLTGSTPMIEVPITDEYLPNVFVSVILLKGRTAPPKAGSDPGAPSFKIGYASLSVDPDQQHLRVDVSPDQEEYRPGEEVNVDLQLTNASGTGVPGEIAFSAADAGVLNLIDYRLPDPFDTFYGPRPLGVTTTETRARIVEQRSYGQKAENTGGGGTEQRSSVRQDFRPLAHWAPAVETNADGEATVSFDLPESLTTFRLMASAYTENNKFGADQTDIVVTKPLVLKDALPRFARIGDTFEAGVLVSNRSDEAGTATITASADGLTLRNDTAKTVQLPSGATREVRFDWRAPTAGDANLTFRGRLNGETDAMTTTLPVNRPTTKRASATFASTQDTAREALQLPSERVPGLGQFDVTLASTALVGLDGAVEHLFEYPYGCLEQTTSRVRPLLAGGGLLDAFDLQAFEEKNRTQVVRDWLGALNGFWTGNGFALWEGGNHTNPYVTGYVLMALAEAEAGGYEVPQPLTNNAIEAAATMVRNRSDRPEYYSEDVWRDTRAFLLYALAQHGRVLESEINWLARHPPTSVEGQSHLLRTLLTTDRPSLDSSQERLVTQLRQRIRVEATTAYLEAPESEDYGWIFSSDVRATAFGLTALLEADPSDDVQQLAQRMIRYLMDQRQQGHWASTQDNAAVLTAFQHYVDAYEETAPDLTASVEMAGKRLLDATFQGRSLKTTAETVSADALPSERELPLAVTASGTGPLYYSMRLTTYTDAPQDALDQGLRVERTIQRLDDQGEAVGTPLQTGNGTITLEPGALVKVTLRVSSPTSRTYVAVDDALPAGLEPVNEAFATTDQGLVTEADTGSDRWWGSFTHTEMQDDRVILFADYLQQGEHTYSYVARATTPGTFTHPPAEAEMMYRPETRGHTATGTVVVTPPSTSTTQR, from the coding sequence ATGAATAGACACTTCCTTCACGTCCTTTCCCTGGGCATTCTGGCCGGTTGTCTCGCCGGATGCGGCGGCGGGGTGCGCTCCGGACAGGCCCCATCCGGCGACAGTGTGACGGTCGAAACGGTGGACCTCGACACCGATGCCGCGTCCGATGGCTATGTCCCCACCCTCGACGGCCCGCTGCGGATCCTCAGCGCCGCGCCCGCCGGACAACTTGAGGCCATGAGAGGGCGTCAGCCGATCTCCGTCACGTTCAGCCGCCCGATGGTGGCGTTGGGCGACGCGTCTCCGCCCTCGTCAAATGCGATCACAGTGGAGCCGGCGGTGCCCGGCTCGCTGCGGTGGGAGGGGACGCAGACGCTCGTCTACCAGCCCGCTGAGCGCTTGCCCCCCGCCACCGAATTTACGGTGCGCCTTTCCGACGAGATCACAGACCGCGATGGCAACGCGCTCTCGGAACCGTACACCTGGACCTTTCAGACGCCGCGTCCTCGTATTGTATCGTCATCGCCCGCCGACGGCGCCGAGTTTGCCGCCCCCGACTCGTCGGTCCGCCTCTCGTTTAGCCGGCCAGTCGAGGCCGCCTCCGCAACGCCTTATCTAGACCCCAGCTTCCCCGTCGCCTCCATCACGAACGACGGCGACAGTACCCTGGTCGTGACTCCTTCTCGTCCGCTATCGCAGGGGGAGCGGTACACGGTCACGGCGCAGGCGGGCCTCCCAAGCACCGGCTACCCACTCGGTCTCGGGGCAGACCGGACCGTTCGATTCCGCGTGCGCCCGACGCCTGCTCTCACCGACATCACTCAACCGCGGCGGTACGGTGACGGGCCATTTGCGCCGGACCGCGGCCTCACGCTGCAATTCAGGACGCCGGTGTCTTTTGGCGATGTGCGGGAAGCAATCTCGTTCAGTCCTTCGGTCGAATGGTCGACAGGCGCCGGCGCGCGCGACGCCAACGAGGATGTGCGGCACTCGCTCCCTGTCAATTTCGAGCCCAACACGCAGTACACGCTCACGATTGCGGGGTTGACGGACCAATTTGGGCAACGCCTCCCGCGCACGACGCGCTCTTTTCAGACGGGCGCCTACGAGCCGCACTTCTACATGAACCAGGGCATGATGGTGATCGAAGCGGATCAACATCCGGTAGTGCCCCTGCAGGTGACGAACGTCGAGTCGGTCCAACTCGGCATGGAACGCCTCTCGGCCGATGAGATCGTGCCCGCCCTCCCGGCCTACGATCAGCAGACGAGCTACGACCGACGGGACGACGCCCAGACTCGCCCGCCGGTGGCCGCCGACCGAACGCACGAGCTTCCGATCGAGCGCAACACGCTGGAAACGGTGCCGCTCCGGCTCGACTCACTGCTCTCTGCCGACAGCACGGGCATCGTGGGCGTGCGTCTGATTCGCCCACGATTCCGGGAGTACGATGATCCAGACCTTCGGGCCCTCGCACAGATAACCCACCTCGGCGTGACGGGCAAATTCAGTCCGCACCAGAATCTCGTCGTCGTCACCGACCTGTCAAGCGACACGCCCGTGGAGGGGGCCACGGTCACCATTCGAGACGCCAAGAACGAGGTCCACTGGCGCGGCACGACCGACGCCGAGGGCCGCGTGCAAACGCCCGGCTGGCACGAGCTCGGCATCGAGCAACCGACCAAATATTCCAACCCAGCGCAGTACGCTATTGTCGAGCACGAGGGGGATGTCGCCTTCACCAGCAACCGGTACGACGACGGATTGGAGCCGTACCGCTTTGACCTCAACTACTCCTGGAACCCGGAGCCCGTCACGCGCACGGGTACCATCTTCTCCGACCGCGGCCTCTACAAGACCGGCGAAACCGTTCACCTAAAGGGCCTCCTGCGCACGAAGACGGATGCCGACTGGCAGACGACTCGCGACAGCGTGCAGGTCGTCGTTCGTGATCCGCGAGACGAGATCGTGCTGGATCGTCGTCTCCGCCCCAGCGAGCTCGGAGCCTTTGCCCTCGACTGGAACGTGCCTTCCGGGGCGGCCCTCGGCTACTACCGCGTGCAGGTGCTCCCCGCCGATGCATCGGAAGAGGACGCCCGCCGCGGATACCGGAACGACCAAATCGCGTCCGGCAATTTTCAGGTGAACGCGTTCCGGCGCGCGAGCTTCGCCGTGAACGCGCAGTCCGGACTCGACAGCTACGTGGCCGGTGATTTCTTCGAGGGTCGCGTGTCCGGGCACTACCTTTTCGGTGCGGGCATGGCGGGCCAGCCGGTCACGATGGAGCTCAACCGCCGCTCCGGCTCGTATTCGCCGCCCGGCTTCCAGGGCTTCCGCTTCAGCCCCATCGAGACCGATTATCTCGGCGAGACGCTCCTCCGCACCGAAACTACGCTCGACTCCACGAGCAGCGTCGTGGCCGAACGGGTGCGCCTGCCCGGCAACCCCCAGGGCGCCCCAGCAGAGCTCGTCTGGCGCGGCACCGTGACGGCCCCGTCCCGCCAACAGATCAGCGACCAGACGACCGTCCCGCTCCATCCCGGCCGCTACTACGTGGGCCTGAAGCCGGGCACCTCGTTCATGGACCTCTCGCAGGACAGCACACTGGCGGTGGACGTTGTAACGGTGGACCCGACGGGCGCACCGGTCTCTGGGAAAGACGTGACGGTCGAACTGGTGCGGCTGCAGTGGAACAGCGTGCGCGAGGTGGGGGCCGACGGACGGTTGAATTGGCGTAGCGAGCGGACCGAGACGGTCGTGCGCTCGAAGACGGTGACGACGCCGCAGGGCAAGATGAGTCGCCTCCGCATGACCGTGCCCACAGGCGGCCAGTACCGTCTCCGTGCCACGAGCCAGGACGTGCGTGGCAACACCATTCGGTCGGCGACCTACCTCTACGCCTCGGGCGAGGGGTACGTGGCCTGGCAGCGCAACAACGATGACCGGATCAACCTCGTCCCCGAGAAGACGGACTACGCCCCCGGTGAGACGGCCCGGTTGATGGTGCAATCGCCGTACGAGGAGACCACCGCCCTCATTACTGTGGAGCGAGAGGGCATCCTCACGAGCCGCGTCGAGACGCTCACGGGCAGTACACCGATGATCGAGGTGCCGATTACGGACGAATACCTGCCGAACGTCTTCGTAAGCGTGATTCTGCTGAAGGGCCGCACCGCCCCACCGAAGGCCGGGAGCGACCCCGGCGCCCCAAGCTTCAAGATCGGCTACGCGAGCCTGTCGGTAGACCCCGACCAGCAGCACCTACGCGTCGACGTGTCGCCGGACCAGGAGGAATATCGTCCGGGTGAGGAGGTGAACGTGGACCTGCAGCTGACGAATGCGAGCGGTACGGGCGTGCCCGGCGAAATTGCCTTCAGTGCGGCGGATGCGGGCGTCCTCAACCTCATCGACTACCGGCTACCCGATCCGTTCGACACGTTCTATGGCCCGCGCCCGCTCGGCGTCACGACCACCGAAACGCGCGCACGAATCGTGGAGCAGCGCAGCTATGGGCAAAAGGCCGAAAACACCGGCGGTGGAGGGACAGAGCAACGATCCTCAGTACGGCAGGACTTCCGTCCACTCGCCCACTGGGCACCGGCCGTCGAGACCAACGCGGACGGGGAGGCCACCGTGTCGTTCGATCTGCCCGAGAGCCTGACGACGTTCCGCCTCATGGCCTCGGCGTACACCGAAAACAACAAATTCGGCGCCGACCAGACGGACATTGTCGTCACCAAGCCGCTGGTGTTGAAAGACGCCCTGCCCCGCTTCGCGCGGATCGGCGACACGTTCGAGGCCGGGGTGCTCGTCAGCAACCGCTCGGACGAGGCCGGCACCGCGACGATCACCGCCTCCGCGGACGGGCTCACGCTCCGCAACGACACGGCGAAGACGGTGCAGCTCCCCTCTGGAGCAACGCGGGAGGTCCGATTCGACTGGCGCGCCCCGACCGCGGGCGACGCGAACCTCACCTTCCGGGGACGCCTCAACGGCGAAACGGACGCGATGACGACCACGCTACCGGTAAACCGCCCGACGACCAAACGGGCGAGCGCCACCTTCGCCTCCACACAGGACACCGCCCGCGAGGCACTCCAACTCCCAAGTGAACGCGTGCCGGGCCTCGGCCAGTTCGACGTGACGCTGGCGAGCACGGCACTCGTGGGCCTCGACGGCGCGGTGGAGCACCTCTTCGAATATCCGTACGGCTGCCTCGAACAGACCACCTCGCGCGTTCGCCCCCTCCTGGCCGGCGGCGGGCTTCTGGATGCCTTCGATCTGCAGGCGTTTGAGGAGAAAAACCGAACACAGGTGGTCCGCGACTGGCTCGGGGCTCTCAACGGCTTCTGGACGGGCAACGGCTTTGCCCTCTGGGAGGGCGGAAATCACACCAATCCGTACGTCACGGGCTACGTGTTGATGGCACTCGCGGAGGCGGAGGCCGGCGGATACGAGGTGCCACAGCCGCTCACCAACAACGCGATTGAGGCGGCGGCCACGATGGTGCGAAATCGGAGCGACCGGCCCGAATACTATTCCGAGGACGTGTGGCGCGACACGAGGGCCTTTCTACTGTACGCGCTGGCGCAACATGGGCGGGTACTAGAGAGTGAGATCAACTGGCTCGCCCGCCATCCGCCAACGAGCGTGGAGGGGCAGAGCCACCTGCTTCGCACGCTCCTCACGACCGACCGTCCGTCGCTCGATTCGTCGCAAGAACGACTGGTCACCCAGCTGCGTCAGCGCATTCGGGTGGAGGCGACGACGGCCTACCTGGAGGCGCCCGAGAGCGAGGACTACGGCTGGATCTTTAGCAGCGACGTGCGGGCCACTGCCTTCGGCCTTACGGCGCTTCTGGAGGCCGACCCCTCGGACGACGTTCAACAGTTGGCCCAGCGCATGATTCGATATCTGATGGATCAGCGTCAGCAGGGCCACTGGGCCTCGACGCAGGACAACGCCGCCGTGCTCACGGCCTTTCAGCACTACGTGGATGCCTACGAGGAGACTGCGCCCGACCTGACGGCGTCCGTCGAGATGGCCGGGAAACGCCTGCTGGACGCGACGTTTCAGGGTCGGAGCCTGAAGACGACCGCCGAGACGGTCTCCGCCGACGCGCTGCCATCTGAACGCGAGTTGCCGCTTGCCGTCACGGCGTCGGGCACTGGGCCCCTCTACTACTCGATGCGCCTCACGACGTACACGGACGCACCGCAGGACGCGCTCGATCAGGGACTGCGGGTGGAGCGCACGATCCAGCGGCTCGACGATCAGGGGGAAGCGGTGGGGACGCCACTTCAAACCGGCAACGGAACGATCACGCTGGAGCCGGGCGCCCTGGTGAAGGTGACGCTGCGCGTGTCGTCGCCGACGAGCCGCACGTACGTGGCGGTGGACGACGCCCTGCCTGCCGGGCTGGAGCCGGTGAACGAGGCCTTTGCGACGACGGATCAGGGCCTGGTGACGGAGGCGGACACGGGATCGGACCGGTGGTGGGGCTCCTTCACCCATACCGAGATGCAGGACGACCGGGTGATCTTGTTTGCCGATTACCTGCAACAGGGCGAGCATACCTACAGCTACGTCGCCCGCGCCACGACGCCTGGCACGTTTACGCATCCGCCCGCGGAGGCGGAAATGATGTACCGACCGGAGACGCGCGGACACACCGCCACAGGGACGGTGGTCGTGACGCCGCCATCAACGTCAACGACCCAACGGTAG
- the hrpB gene encoding ATP-dependent helicase HrpB has translation MPDLPIEDVLPDLTSALRDAPEAVLQAPTGAGKTTRVPLALLGEEWLGDQKLIMLEPRRLAARSAARFMAKQLGEEAGQTVGYRVRMDTQVGRQTQIEVVTEGVLTRMLQDDPALEGVGAVLFDEFHERNLQADLGLALTLQTREVFRPELRVLVMSATLDTGPIAELLDAPLIESEGRSYPVEVHYRDRPVKDRIEPAVASKVKAALKDTDGDVLVFLPGAGEIRRTKSRLEDSVPDDVDLYPLFGNLPPEKQDRAIEPSPEGRRKVVIATDIAETSLTIEGVRVVVDSGLRRAPRFDASSGMTRLETVKISQASADQRKGRAGRVAPGVCYRLWTERTHHHLDRHTPPEIENADLASLALELATWGTPNPSDLRWLDPPPADAYDRARTLLQRLGAVDDEGQITDHGREMSDLGLHPRLAHMLINAQTLGHGALACDLAALLSERDIFKGQGEAPDVDLRLRLEALHRLRRGDRPTPDHARNYVVPYGAVGHVRKVADHWRSTLGVSQHEEGDIEACGLLTAFAYPDRLAQQIESGRFRLRNGQVAELPNPQLLSDADYLVAAHVDGRRQTNRIFLAAPLSENEILDYFGDQIEPTENVAWDEDAELVRARRRDELGALVLKDGPIETPDPTAMAEAMIEGVRKEGLDVLPWTDHARQLQHRIQFLHHHLGDNWPDVTDAALLDTLADWLLPHVYDMKRAVDLQQLNLPQILRDRLSYEQRDRLESWAPTHIEVPSGFDRPIDYSDPETPVLAVRLQEMFGQTETPRIAGGQVPLTLHLLSPAQRPVQITQDLAHFWEDTYYDVRKDMRGRYSKHYWPEDPLNATPTHTTKAQMEADV, from the coding sequence ATGCCGGATCTCCCCATCGAGGACGTACTGCCGGACCTGACGAGCGCCCTGCGCGACGCCCCGGAGGCCGTGCTCCAGGCCCCCACCGGCGCCGGCAAGACGACGCGCGTCCCCCTGGCCCTGCTGGGCGAAGAATGGCTGGGCGACCAGAAGCTCATCATGCTGGAGCCGCGGCGGCTGGCCGCTCGGTCTGCGGCTCGGTTCATGGCGAAGCAGTTGGGCGAGGAAGCTGGGCAGACGGTGGGCTACCGGGTGCGCATGGACACACAGGTGGGCCGTCAGACCCAAATTGAGGTCGTGACGGAAGGCGTGCTCACGCGTATGCTGCAGGACGACCCGGCACTTGAGGGCGTGGGGGCAGTGCTGTTCGACGAGTTTCACGAGCGCAACCTGCAGGCCGACCTCGGGCTCGCCCTCACACTCCAGACCCGCGAGGTCTTCCGTCCGGAGCTCCGCGTCCTCGTGATGAGTGCAACGCTCGACACCGGTCCCATTGCGGAGCTGCTCGACGCCCCACTCATCGAAAGCGAGGGCCGCAGCTATCCGGTGGAGGTGCACTACCGAGACCGACCGGTGAAAGACCGCATCGAACCCGCCGTGGCGTCGAAAGTGAAGGCAGCCCTGAAGGACACCGACGGCGACGTGCTCGTCTTCCTTCCAGGAGCAGGAGAAATTCGGCGTACGAAATCACGACTGGAAGACAGCGTGCCGGACGACGTGGACCTCTATCCCCTCTTCGGCAACCTGCCGCCCGAGAAGCAGGACAGAGCCATTGAGCCGAGTCCGGAGGGACGGCGCAAGGTCGTGATTGCGACCGACATTGCGGAGACGAGCCTTACCATCGAGGGCGTGCGCGTGGTGGTGGACAGCGGCCTCCGCCGCGCCCCGCGGTTCGACGCGAGCAGCGGCATGACACGCCTCGAAACCGTCAAGATCTCTCAGGCCTCCGCCGATCAGCGGAAAGGACGGGCCGGACGCGTGGCCCCGGGTGTCTGCTACCGCCTCTGGACCGAGCGCACGCACCACCACCTCGACCGTCACACGCCGCCGGAGATCGAGAACGCGGACCTTGCGTCCCTTGCGCTGGAGCTCGCCACGTGGGGGACGCCCAATCCGTCCGACCTTCGCTGGCTCGACCCGCCGCCTGCCGACGCCTACGACCGCGCCCGCACGCTCCTACAGCGGCTCGGGGCGGTAGACGACGAGGGGCAGATTACCGACCACGGGCGCGAGATGTCTGATCTGGGGCTGCACCCGCGCCTGGCGCACATGCTCATCAACGCCCAGACGCTGGGGCACGGCGCGCTGGCCTGCGACCTCGCCGCCCTCCTCAGCGAGCGCGACATCTTCAAGGGCCAGGGCGAGGCGCCCGATGTAGACCTGCGCCTCCGCCTCGAAGCCCTCCATCGCCTCCGCCGCGGCGACCGTCCCACCCCCGACCACGCCCGCAACTACGTCGTCCCCTACGGCGCCGTAGGACACGTCCGCAAGGTGGCCGACCACTGGCGATCGACGCTTGGCGTCTCCCAGCACGAGGAGGGCGACATTGAGGCTTGCGGCCTCCTGACGGCGTTTGCCTACCCGGACCGCCTCGCCCAGCAGATCGAAAGCGGACGGTTTCGGCTTCGCAACGGGCAGGTCGCCGAATTACCAAATCCACAGTTGCTGTCGGACGCCGATTATCTCGTGGCTGCACACGTGGACGGCCGGCGGCAGACGAACCGAATCTTTCTCGCCGCGCCCCTTTCGGAAAACGAGATCCTCGACTACTTTGGCGATCAGATTGAGCCGACAGAAAACGTAGCGTGGGACGAAGACGCAGAACTGGTCCGCGCCCGGCGGCGCGACGAACTCGGCGCCCTCGTCCTCAAGGACGGGCCAATCGAGACGCCGGATCCGACGGCCATGGCCGAAGCGATGATCGAAGGGGTGCGGAAGGAAGGGCTCGACGTACTGCCGTGGACGGATCATGCACGTCAGCTCCAGCACCGCATCCAGTTTCTGCATCACCACCTTGGCGATAACTGGCCCGATGTGACCGACGCGGCGCTGCTCGACACGCTGGCGGACTGGCTCCTGCCGCACGTCTACGACATGAAGCGGGCCGTCGACCTGCAGCAACTCAACCTCCCGCAGATCCTACGCGACCGGCTCTCGTACGAACAACGAGATCGTCTAGAATCGTGGGCACCTACGCACATTGAGGTGCCCAGTGGCTTCGACCGGCCCATCGACTATTCAGATCCAGAGACGCCGGTCCTCGCCGTGCGCCTACAGGAGATGTTTGGGCAAACCGAAACGCCGCGCATTGCGGGAGGGCAGGTGCCCCTCACGCTTCATCTGCTCTCGCCCGCCCAGCGCCCCGTCCAGATTACGCAGGACCTCGCCCACTTTTGGGAGGACACGTACTACGACGTGCGGAAAGACATGCGGGGCCGCTACTCCAAGCACTACTGGCCGGAGGACCCGCTCAACGCCACGCCCACCCACACGACGAAGGCGCAGATGGAGGCGGACGTGTAG